The following proteins are encoded in a genomic region of Syngnathoides biaculeatus isolate LvHL_M chromosome 15, ASM1980259v1, whole genome shotgun sequence:
- the LOC133512871 gene encoding ankyrin repeat and SOCS box protein 2-like isoform X5, with translation MLHCNSTKELVCGQSIRTHLMSAGSSGMIAINGCGSLYRRLNVDVKNRLAVDLFCASGDNVQHLRTKSSFDNNDGDDEDGNNDNEVTSRLGGDSRGINVTSHAADIDPVVQAIQGGDAEAVKKQAASSSHSLMRENKEGWIPLHHAAFGGQYECLRTLLNAHPSSADKRTLQEQTGLLLAASGDHLLCVKCLLEAGADPDICNKNKETPLYTACRLDNSDMVRLILSFGASVNQRCAQGWTALHEAVSRNNTTLCDILVGAGATINPSNTYSITPLIVAAWLGRLKALNYLIGKGADVNMQTCDGVTALHEASKNGHKEIVAVLLSRNADANKTTASGLLPLHVAAQHGNQEVVSLLVPVTSRSRLRHSGISPLHLAAEHNRPQVAVVLLKAGADVNATLASTRSARYSDGRTTALGFAVANGSAETAEVLLNAGATTDLDPVSPLLLAVQRGSAATVSLLLQKGADVNARIPSWVTTFPPVVALCMDNLPLLKCLLNSGCDALSCFFCPYGGAPHPEHSHIRAIGDLSSLNSSGPAHEATQFCEWISSSFMSKWAGPIVDMLLEHVTHVQLCSKLSQLLESRHEWVAVKRKSLSPRPLRHLCRMNVRSHVGPHRLKFLSSLPLPGRLIAYLTAMD, from the exons TGGTCTGTGGGCAAAGCATCAGGACACACTTGATGTCTGCCGGCTCTTCTGGGATGATTGCAATCAACGGATGTGGTTCGCTTTACCGGAGACTCAACGTGGATGTGAAAAACAGGCTGGCTGTTGATCTTTTCTGCGCTTCGGGGGACAATGTGCAACACCTCAG AACCAAATCATCTTTTGACAACAATGATGGGGATGATGAAGATGGTAATAACGACAATGAAGTAACGTCGAGACTCGGAGGAGACAGCAGGGGAATTAACGTGACGTCACACGCCGC GGACATTGACCCAGTGGTCCAGGCCATTCAAGGGGGGGATGCGGAGGCCGTAAAGAAGCAGGCAGCGTCTTCCTCTCACAGTCTGATGAGGGAGAACAAAGAAGGCTGGATCCCTTTGCATCATGCAGCCTTCGGCGGACAGTATGAGTGCTTGAGGACCTTGCTGAATG CACATCCAAGTTCTGCAGACAAACGTACCCTGCAGGAACAGACGGGCTTACTGCTTGCTGCTTCCGGTGATCATTTGTTGTGTGTGAAGTGTCTGCTGGAGGCTGGAGCTGATCCTGACatctgcaacaaaaacaaagaaacccCTTTGTACACAG CCTGCAGGTTGGACAATTCGGACATGGTGCGCCTCATCCTCTCGTTCGGGGCCTCTGTGAACCAGAGGTGTGCTCAGGGATGGACAGCCCTTCACGAGGCCGTATCCAGGAACAACACAACGCTGTGTGACATTCTCGTCGGGGCCGGAGCCACGATTAACCCCTCGAACACCTACAGCATTACGCCACTCATTGTAGCAGCCTGGCTGGGTCGCTTGAAAGCGCTGAATTACCTCATTGGAAAGG GTGCTGATGTGAACATGCAGACTTGCGACGGTGTGACGGCGCTGCATGAGGCCAGTAAAAATGGCCACAAGGAAATTGTGGCAGTGTTGCTGTCCAGAAATGCAGACGCAAATAAGACGACTGCCTCAGGATTGCTCCCTCTGCATGTTGCAGCGCAACACGGAAACCAAGA GGTGGTGAGCCTGCTCGTCCCCGTGACGAGTCGCAGCAGGCTCCGGCACAGCGGGATCAGCCCTCTGCACTTGGCAGCTGAGCACAACAGGCCGCAAGTGGCAGTTGTGCTCCTCAAGGCAGGCGCAGATGTCAATGCCACACTGGCCTCCACGCGCTCGGCACGCTATTCAGACGGACGCACTACGGCTCTCGGCTTCGCCGTCGCCAACGGGTCGGCGGAGACCGCCGAGGTGCTCCTGAACGCCGGTGCCACCACAGACCTGGACCCCGTTAGCCCTTTGCTGCTTGCCGTGCAAAGGGGTAGCGCAGCCACCGTTTCGCTGCTCCTGCAGAAGGGGGCCGACGTCAATGCAAGAATCCCGTCCTGGGTCACGACGTTCCCACCGGTTGTTGCTCTCTGCATGGATAACCTGCCTCTACTCAAGTGTCTTCTGAACAGCGGCTGTGACGCcctctcctgcttcttctgccCATACGGCGGAGCCCCTCATCCGGAACATTCCCATATTAGAGCCATTGGCGACCTGTCTTCCTTAAACTCCAGTGGACCAGCACATGAAGCAACACAG TTCTGTGAATGGAtttcatcatcatttatgaGCAAATGGGCTGGACCCATCGTAGACATGCTGCTGGAGCACGTCACTCATGTTCAGCTGTGCAGCAAACTCTCTCAACTCCTTGAGAGCCGCCACGAATGGGTCGCTGTGAAGAGGAAGTCGT TGTCACCTCGTCCACTGCGTCATCTCTGCAGAATGAATGTTCGCAGCCACGTGGGCCCACACAGACTGAAATTCCTTTCAAGTTTACCTCTACCGGGACGACTGATTGCGTACCTCACTGCGATGGATTGA
- the LOC133512871 gene encoding ankyrin repeat and SOCS box protein 2-like isoform X2, with amino-acid sequence MTTCFTVTPPKNALQLPLKFIKFLTGPLRKKAAAWPAPLPPPHGPNAAAAAVVCGQSIRTHLMSAGSSGMIAINGCGSLYRRLNVDVKNRLAVDLFCASGDNVQHLRTKSSFDNNDGDDEDGNNDNEVTSRLGGDSRGINVTSHAADIDPVVQAIQGGDAEAVKKQAASSSHSLMRENKEGWIPLHHAAFGGQYECLRTLLNAHPSSADKRTLQEQTGLLLAASGDHLLCVKCLLEAGADPDICNKNKETPLYTACRLDNSDMVRLILSFGASVNQRCAQGWTALHEAVSRNNTTLCDILVGAGATINPSNTYSITPLIVAAWLGRLKALNYLIGKGADVNMQTCDGVTALHEASKNGHKEIVAVLLSRNADANKTTASGLLPLHVAAQHGNQEVVSLLVPVTSRSRLRHSGISPLHLAAEHNRPQVAVVLLKAGADVNATLASTRSARYSDGRTTALGFAVANGSAETAEVLLNAGATTDLDPVSPLLLAVQRGSAATVSLLLQKGADVNARIPSWVTTFPPVVALCMDNLPLLKCLLNSGCDALSCFFCPYGGAPHPEHSHIRAIGDLSSLNSSGPAHEATQFCEWISSSFMSKWAGPIVDMLLEHVTHVQLCSKLSQLLESRHEWVAVKRKSLSPRPLRHLCRMNVRSHVGPHRLKFLSSLPLPGRLIAYLTAMD; translated from the exons TGGTCTGTGGGCAAAGCATCAGGACACACTTGATGTCTGCCGGCTCTTCTGGGATGATTGCAATCAACGGATGTGGTTCGCTTTACCGGAGACTCAACGTGGATGTGAAAAACAGGCTGGCTGTTGATCTTTTCTGCGCTTCGGGGGACAATGTGCAACACCTCAG AACCAAATCATCTTTTGACAACAATGATGGGGATGATGAAGATGGTAATAACGACAATGAAGTAACGTCGAGACTCGGAGGAGACAGCAGGGGAATTAACGTGACGTCACACGCCGC GGACATTGACCCAGTGGTCCAGGCCATTCAAGGGGGGGATGCGGAGGCCGTAAAGAAGCAGGCAGCGTCTTCCTCTCACAGTCTGATGAGGGAGAACAAAGAAGGCTGGATCCCTTTGCATCATGCAGCCTTCGGCGGACAGTATGAGTGCTTGAGGACCTTGCTGAATG CACATCCAAGTTCTGCAGACAAACGTACCCTGCAGGAACAGACGGGCTTACTGCTTGCTGCTTCCGGTGATCATTTGTTGTGTGTGAAGTGTCTGCTGGAGGCTGGAGCTGATCCTGACatctgcaacaaaaacaaagaaacccCTTTGTACACAG CCTGCAGGTTGGACAATTCGGACATGGTGCGCCTCATCCTCTCGTTCGGGGCCTCTGTGAACCAGAGGTGTGCTCAGGGATGGACAGCCCTTCACGAGGCCGTATCCAGGAACAACACAACGCTGTGTGACATTCTCGTCGGGGCCGGAGCCACGATTAACCCCTCGAACACCTACAGCATTACGCCACTCATTGTAGCAGCCTGGCTGGGTCGCTTGAAAGCGCTGAATTACCTCATTGGAAAGG GTGCTGATGTGAACATGCAGACTTGCGACGGTGTGACGGCGCTGCATGAGGCCAGTAAAAATGGCCACAAGGAAATTGTGGCAGTGTTGCTGTCCAGAAATGCAGACGCAAATAAGACGACTGCCTCAGGATTGCTCCCTCTGCATGTTGCAGCGCAACACGGAAACCAAGA GGTGGTGAGCCTGCTCGTCCCCGTGACGAGTCGCAGCAGGCTCCGGCACAGCGGGATCAGCCCTCTGCACTTGGCAGCTGAGCACAACAGGCCGCAAGTGGCAGTTGTGCTCCTCAAGGCAGGCGCAGATGTCAATGCCACACTGGCCTCCACGCGCTCGGCACGCTATTCAGACGGACGCACTACGGCTCTCGGCTTCGCCGTCGCCAACGGGTCGGCGGAGACCGCCGAGGTGCTCCTGAACGCCGGTGCCACCACAGACCTGGACCCCGTTAGCCCTTTGCTGCTTGCCGTGCAAAGGGGTAGCGCAGCCACCGTTTCGCTGCTCCTGCAGAAGGGGGCCGACGTCAATGCAAGAATCCCGTCCTGGGTCACGACGTTCCCACCGGTTGTTGCTCTCTGCATGGATAACCTGCCTCTACTCAAGTGTCTTCTGAACAGCGGCTGTGACGCcctctcctgcttcttctgccCATACGGCGGAGCCCCTCATCCGGAACATTCCCATATTAGAGCCATTGGCGACCTGTCTTCCTTAAACTCCAGTGGACCAGCACATGAAGCAACACAG TTCTGTGAATGGAtttcatcatcatttatgaGCAAATGGGCTGGACCCATCGTAGACATGCTGCTGGAGCACGTCACTCATGTTCAGCTGTGCAGCAAACTCTCTCAACTCCTTGAGAGCCGCCACGAATGGGTCGCTGTGAAGAGGAAGTCGT TGTCACCTCGTCCACTGCGTCATCTCTGCAGAATGAATGTTCGCAGCCACGTGGGCCCACACAGACTGAAATTCCTTTCAAGTTTACCTCTACCGGGACGACTGATTGCGTACCTCACTGCGATGGATTGA
- the LOC133512871 gene encoding ankyrin repeat and SOCS box protein 2-like isoform X4, with translation MTTCFTVTPPKNALQLPLKFIKFLTGPLRKKAAAAWPAPLPPPHGPNAAAAAVVCGQSIRTHLMSAGSSGMIAINGCGSLYRRLNVDVKNRLAVDLFCASGDNVQHLRDIDPVVQAIQGGDAEAVKKQAASSSHSLMRENKEGWIPLHHAAFGGQYECLRTLLNAHPSSADKRTLQEQTGLLLAASGDHLLCVKCLLEAGADPDICNKNKETPLYTACRLDNSDMVRLILSFGASVNQRCAQGWTALHEAVSRNNTTLCDILVGAGATINPSNTYSITPLIVAAWLGRLKALNYLIGKGADVNMQTCDGVTALHEASKNGHKEIVAVLLSRNADANKTTASGLLPLHVAAQHGNQEVVSLLVPVTSRSRLRHSGISPLHLAAEHNRPQVAVVLLKAGADVNATLASTRSARYSDGRTTALGFAVANGSAETAEVLLNAGATTDLDPVSPLLLAVQRGSAATVSLLLQKGADVNARIPSWVTTFPPVVALCMDNLPLLKCLLNSGCDALSCFFCPYGGAPHPEHSHIRAIGDLSSLNSSGPAHEATQFCEWISSSFMSKWAGPIVDMLLEHVTHVQLCSKLSQLLESRHEWVAVKRKSLSPRPLRHLCRMNVRSHVGPHRLKFLSSLPLPGRLIAYLTAMD, from the exons TGGTCTGTGGGCAAAGCATCAGGACACACTTGATGTCTGCCGGCTCTTCTGGGATGATTGCAATCAACGGATGTGGTTCGCTTTACCGGAGACTCAACGTGGATGTGAAAAACAGGCTGGCTGTTGATCTTTTCTGCGCTTCGGGGGACAATGTGCAACACCTCAG GGACATTGACCCAGTGGTCCAGGCCATTCAAGGGGGGGATGCGGAGGCCGTAAAGAAGCAGGCAGCGTCTTCCTCTCACAGTCTGATGAGGGAGAACAAAGAAGGCTGGATCCCTTTGCATCATGCAGCCTTCGGCGGACAGTATGAGTGCTTGAGGACCTTGCTGAATG CACATCCAAGTTCTGCAGACAAACGTACCCTGCAGGAACAGACGGGCTTACTGCTTGCTGCTTCCGGTGATCATTTGTTGTGTGTGAAGTGTCTGCTGGAGGCTGGAGCTGATCCTGACatctgcaacaaaaacaaagaaacccCTTTGTACACAG CCTGCAGGTTGGACAATTCGGACATGGTGCGCCTCATCCTCTCGTTCGGGGCCTCTGTGAACCAGAGGTGTGCTCAGGGATGGACAGCCCTTCACGAGGCCGTATCCAGGAACAACACAACGCTGTGTGACATTCTCGTCGGGGCCGGAGCCACGATTAACCCCTCGAACACCTACAGCATTACGCCACTCATTGTAGCAGCCTGGCTGGGTCGCTTGAAAGCGCTGAATTACCTCATTGGAAAGG GTGCTGATGTGAACATGCAGACTTGCGACGGTGTGACGGCGCTGCATGAGGCCAGTAAAAATGGCCACAAGGAAATTGTGGCAGTGTTGCTGTCCAGAAATGCAGACGCAAATAAGACGACTGCCTCAGGATTGCTCCCTCTGCATGTTGCAGCGCAACACGGAAACCAAGA GGTGGTGAGCCTGCTCGTCCCCGTGACGAGTCGCAGCAGGCTCCGGCACAGCGGGATCAGCCCTCTGCACTTGGCAGCTGAGCACAACAGGCCGCAAGTGGCAGTTGTGCTCCTCAAGGCAGGCGCAGATGTCAATGCCACACTGGCCTCCACGCGCTCGGCACGCTATTCAGACGGACGCACTACGGCTCTCGGCTTCGCCGTCGCCAACGGGTCGGCGGAGACCGCCGAGGTGCTCCTGAACGCCGGTGCCACCACAGACCTGGACCCCGTTAGCCCTTTGCTGCTTGCCGTGCAAAGGGGTAGCGCAGCCACCGTTTCGCTGCTCCTGCAGAAGGGGGCCGACGTCAATGCAAGAATCCCGTCCTGGGTCACGACGTTCCCACCGGTTGTTGCTCTCTGCATGGATAACCTGCCTCTACTCAAGTGTCTTCTGAACAGCGGCTGTGACGCcctctcctgcttcttctgccCATACGGCGGAGCCCCTCATCCGGAACATTCCCATATTAGAGCCATTGGCGACCTGTCTTCCTTAAACTCCAGTGGACCAGCACATGAAGCAACACAG TTCTGTGAATGGAtttcatcatcatttatgaGCAAATGGGCTGGACCCATCGTAGACATGCTGCTGGAGCACGTCACTCATGTTCAGCTGTGCAGCAAACTCTCTCAACTCCTTGAGAGCCGCCACGAATGGGTCGCTGTGAAGAGGAAGTCGT TGTCACCTCGTCCACTGCGTCATCTCTGCAGAATGAATGTTCGCAGCCACGTGGGCCCACACAGACTGAAATTCCTTTCAAGTTTACCTCTACCGGGACGACTGATTGCGTACCTCACTGCGATGGATTGA
- the LOC133512871 gene encoding ankyrin repeat and SOCS box protein 2-like isoform X3, translated as MKILFFILEALQLPLKFIKFLTGPLRKKAAAAWPAPLPPPHGPNAAAAAVVCGQSIRTHLMSAGSSGMIAINGCGSLYRRLNVDVKNRLAVDLFCASGDNVQHLRTKSSFDNNDGDDEDGNNDNEVTSRLGGDSRGINVTSHAADIDPVVQAIQGGDAEAVKKQAASSSHSLMRENKEGWIPLHHAAFGGQYECLRTLLNAHPSSADKRTLQEQTGLLLAASGDHLLCVKCLLEAGADPDICNKNKETPLYTACRLDNSDMVRLILSFGASVNQRCAQGWTALHEAVSRNNTTLCDILVGAGATINPSNTYSITPLIVAAWLGRLKALNYLIGKGADVNMQTCDGVTALHEASKNGHKEIVAVLLSRNADANKTTASGLLPLHVAAQHGNQEVVSLLVPVTSRSRLRHSGISPLHLAAEHNRPQVAVVLLKAGADVNATLASTRSARYSDGRTTALGFAVANGSAETAEVLLNAGATTDLDPVSPLLLAVQRGSAATVSLLLQKGADVNARIPSWVTTFPPVVALCMDNLPLLKCLLNSGCDALSCFFCPYGGAPHPEHSHIRAIGDLSSLNSSGPAHEATQFCEWISSSFMSKWAGPIVDMLLEHVTHVQLCSKLSQLLESRHEWVAVKRKSLSPRPLRHLCRMNVRSHVGPHRLKFLSSLPLPGRLIAYLTAMD; from the exons TGGTCTGTGGGCAAAGCATCAGGACACACTTGATGTCTGCCGGCTCTTCTGGGATGATTGCAATCAACGGATGTGGTTCGCTTTACCGGAGACTCAACGTGGATGTGAAAAACAGGCTGGCTGTTGATCTTTTCTGCGCTTCGGGGGACAATGTGCAACACCTCAG AACCAAATCATCTTTTGACAACAATGATGGGGATGATGAAGATGGTAATAACGACAATGAAGTAACGTCGAGACTCGGAGGAGACAGCAGGGGAATTAACGTGACGTCACACGCCGC GGACATTGACCCAGTGGTCCAGGCCATTCAAGGGGGGGATGCGGAGGCCGTAAAGAAGCAGGCAGCGTCTTCCTCTCACAGTCTGATGAGGGAGAACAAAGAAGGCTGGATCCCTTTGCATCATGCAGCCTTCGGCGGACAGTATGAGTGCTTGAGGACCTTGCTGAATG CACATCCAAGTTCTGCAGACAAACGTACCCTGCAGGAACAGACGGGCTTACTGCTTGCTGCTTCCGGTGATCATTTGTTGTGTGTGAAGTGTCTGCTGGAGGCTGGAGCTGATCCTGACatctgcaacaaaaacaaagaaacccCTTTGTACACAG CCTGCAGGTTGGACAATTCGGACATGGTGCGCCTCATCCTCTCGTTCGGGGCCTCTGTGAACCAGAGGTGTGCTCAGGGATGGACAGCCCTTCACGAGGCCGTATCCAGGAACAACACAACGCTGTGTGACATTCTCGTCGGGGCCGGAGCCACGATTAACCCCTCGAACACCTACAGCATTACGCCACTCATTGTAGCAGCCTGGCTGGGTCGCTTGAAAGCGCTGAATTACCTCATTGGAAAGG GTGCTGATGTGAACATGCAGACTTGCGACGGTGTGACGGCGCTGCATGAGGCCAGTAAAAATGGCCACAAGGAAATTGTGGCAGTGTTGCTGTCCAGAAATGCAGACGCAAATAAGACGACTGCCTCAGGATTGCTCCCTCTGCATGTTGCAGCGCAACACGGAAACCAAGA GGTGGTGAGCCTGCTCGTCCCCGTGACGAGTCGCAGCAGGCTCCGGCACAGCGGGATCAGCCCTCTGCACTTGGCAGCTGAGCACAACAGGCCGCAAGTGGCAGTTGTGCTCCTCAAGGCAGGCGCAGATGTCAATGCCACACTGGCCTCCACGCGCTCGGCACGCTATTCAGACGGACGCACTACGGCTCTCGGCTTCGCCGTCGCCAACGGGTCGGCGGAGACCGCCGAGGTGCTCCTGAACGCCGGTGCCACCACAGACCTGGACCCCGTTAGCCCTTTGCTGCTTGCCGTGCAAAGGGGTAGCGCAGCCACCGTTTCGCTGCTCCTGCAGAAGGGGGCCGACGTCAATGCAAGAATCCCGTCCTGGGTCACGACGTTCCCACCGGTTGTTGCTCTCTGCATGGATAACCTGCCTCTACTCAAGTGTCTTCTGAACAGCGGCTGTGACGCcctctcctgcttcttctgccCATACGGCGGAGCCCCTCATCCGGAACATTCCCATATTAGAGCCATTGGCGACCTGTCTTCCTTAAACTCCAGTGGACCAGCACATGAAGCAACACAG TTCTGTGAATGGAtttcatcatcatttatgaGCAAATGGGCTGGACCCATCGTAGACATGCTGCTGGAGCACGTCACTCATGTTCAGCTGTGCAGCAAACTCTCTCAACTCCTTGAGAGCCGCCACGAATGGGTCGCTGTGAAGAGGAAGTCGT TGTCACCTCGTCCACTGCGTCATCTCTGCAGAATGAATGTTCGCAGCCACGTGGGCCCACACAGACTGAAATTCCTTTCAAGTTTACCTCTACCGGGACGACTGATTGCGTACCTCACTGCGATGGATTGA
- the LOC133512871 gene encoding ankyrin repeat and SOCS box protein 2-like isoform X1, whose product MTTCFTVTPPKNALQLPLKFIKFLTGPLRKKAAAAWPAPLPPPHGPNAAAAAVVCGQSIRTHLMSAGSSGMIAINGCGSLYRRLNVDVKNRLAVDLFCASGDNVQHLRTKSSFDNNDGDDEDGNNDNEVTSRLGGDSRGINVTSHAADIDPVVQAIQGGDAEAVKKQAASSSHSLMRENKEGWIPLHHAAFGGQYECLRTLLNAHPSSADKRTLQEQTGLLLAASGDHLLCVKCLLEAGADPDICNKNKETPLYTACRLDNSDMVRLILSFGASVNQRCAQGWTALHEAVSRNNTTLCDILVGAGATINPSNTYSITPLIVAAWLGRLKALNYLIGKGADVNMQTCDGVTALHEASKNGHKEIVAVLLSRNADANKTTASGLLPLHVAAQHGNQEVVSLLVPVTSRSRLRHSGISPLHLAAEHNRPQVAVVLLKAGADVNATLASTRSARYSDGRTTALGFAVANGSAETAEVLLNAGATTDLDPVSPLLLAVQRGSAATVSLLLQKGADVNARIPSWVTTFPPVVALCMDNLPLLKCLLNSGCDALSCFFCPYGGAPHPEHSHIRAIGDLSSLNSSGPAHEATQFCEWISSSFMSKWAGPIVDMLLEHVTHVQLCSKLSQLLESRHEWVAVKRKSLSPRPLRHLCRMNVRSHVGPHRLKFLSSLPLPGRLIAYLTAMD is encoded by the exons TGGTCTGTGGGCAAAGCATCAGGACACACTTGATGTCTGCCGGCTCTTCTGGGATGATTGCAATCAACGGATGTGGTTCGCTTTACCGGAGACTCAACGTGGATGTGAAAAACAGGCTGGCTGTTGATCTTTTCTGCGCTTCGGGGGACAATGTGCAACACCTCAG AACCAAATCATCTTTTGACAACAATGATGGGGATGATGAAGATGGTAATAACGACAATGAAGTAACGTCGAGACTCGGAGGAGACAGCAGGGGAATTAACGTGACGTCACACGCCGC GGACATTGACCCAGTGGTCCAGGCCATTCAAGGGGGGGATGCGGAGGCCGTAAAGAAGCAGGCAGCGTCTTCCTCTCACAGTCTGATGAGGGAGAACAAAGAAGGCTGGATCCCTTTGCATCATGCAGCCTTCGGCGGACAGTATGAGTGCTTGAGGACCTTGCTGAATG CACATCCAAGTTCTGCAGACAAACGTACCCTGCAGGAACAGACGGGCTTACTGCTTGCTGCTTCCGGTGATCATTTGTTGTGTGTGAAGTGTCTGCTGGAGGCTGGAGCTGATCCTGACatctgcaacaaaaacaaagaaacccCTTTGTACACAG CCTGCAGGTTGGACAATTCGGACATGGTGCGCCTCATCCTCTCGTTCGGGGCCTCTGTGAACCAGAGGTGTGCTCAGGGATGGACAGCCCTTCACGAGGCCGTATCCAGGAACAACACAACGCTGTGTGACATTCTCGTCGGGGCCGGAGCCACGATTAACCCCTCGAACACCTACAGCATTACGCCACTCATTGTAGCAGCCTGGCTGGGTCGCTTGAAAGCGCTGAATTACCTCATTGGAAAGG GTGCTGATGTGAACATGCAGACTTGCGACGGTGTGACGGCGCTGCATGAGGCCAGTAAAAATGGCCACAAGGAAATTGTGGCAGTGTTGCTGTCCAGAAATGCAGACGCAAATAAGACGACTGCCTCAGGATTGCTCCCTCTGCATGTTGCAGCGCAACACGGAAACCAAGA GGTGGTGAGCCTGCTCGTCCCCGTGACGAGTCGCAGCAGGCTCCGGCACAGCGGGATCAGCCCTCTGCACTTGGCAGCTGAGCACAACAGGCCGCAAGTGGCAGTTGTGCTCCTCAAGGCAGGCGCAGATGTCAATGCCACACTGGCCTCCACGCGCTCGGCACGCTATTCAGACGGACGCACTACGGCTCTCGGCTTCGCCGTCGCCAACGGGTCGGCGGAGACCGCCGAGGTGCTCCTGAACGCCGGTGCCACCACAGACCTGGACCCCGTTAGCCCTTTGCTGCTTGCCGTGCAAAGGGGTAGCGCAGCCACCGTTTCGCTGCTCCTGCAGAAGGGGGCCGACGTCAATGCAAGAATCCCGTCCTGGGTCACGACGTTCCCACCGGTTGTTGCTCTCTGCATGGATAACCTGCCTCTACTCAAGTGTCTTCTGAACAGCGGCTGTGACGCcctctcctgcttcttctgccCATACGGCGGAGCCCCTCATCCGGAACATTCCCATATTAGAGCCATTGGCGACCTGTCTTCCTTAAACTCCAGTGGACCAGCACATGAAGCAACACAG TTCTGTGAATGGAtttcatcatcatttatgaGCAAATGGGCTGGACCCATCGTAGACATGCTGCTGGAGCACGTCACTCATGTTCAGCTGTGCAGCAAACTCTCTCAACTCCTTGAGAGCCGCCACGAATGGGTCGCTGTGAAGAGGAAGTCGT TGTCACCTCGTCCACTGCGTCATCTCTGCAGAATGAATGTTCGCAGCCACGTGGGCCCACACAGACTGAAATTCCTTTCAAGTTTACCTCTACCGGGACGACTGATTGCGTACCTCACTGCGATGGATTGA